CTTGCACAGGGCTAAGGGTAATACCTGTAACATGAGCTTGCAGTTTTTCTGCTAAATATAAAGAACTGCCACCAATTCCACAGCCTACATCAAGAATGTTTTGTGCTTGTTCGACTTGGGACCACTGCAGTAATTCTTCAATCAAGTCAATTTGGGCTTGTCTGCGCTCTTTCTTATCCTTACCTGCTGCACCATAATACCCGTGGTGCATATGTTCGCCCCAAATTTGTTCCCACAGTCCAGAAGAAGCGTCATAAAATTGTTGAATTCTTTGATTTAGTGTTGCACTCATGAACCTACCACAGTGAGCCAAAAACCAATTAGCCTAGCAATTGATACTCGTAGGCTACCATGTGTGGTTTAAATTAAGTTGAGCTTTTTCTCATTTCTTACTTGTCCTTTCCTCATATGACTGTTTCTCGCTCGATTTGCTTTGGGTTTCTTGCTGTCATTACCGTAGGAACTATTTTACTGATGATGCCGTTTTCTACCAGCAGTGGGATGTGGAATAACCCAATTGTTGCTCTATTTACTGCGACTTCTGCAGTATGTGTTACAGGATTAGCTGTGGAAGATACCGGAACCTATTTTTCTTTCTGGGGTCAACTTTTTTTACTAATATTGGTGCAGATCGGCGGACTTGGCTACATGACAGCCAACACCTTTCTTTTACTGCTACTAGGACGCAGATTTAGCCTCAAGGATAAAATTGCCATTCAGCAATCTTTAGATCGACCAGGAATTCACGGTAGTACGCAAATCTTGCGTTCAATTATTGCTTTAACAGCAGTTATGGAAATTACAGGAATCTTAGTGCTACTACCAGTATTTAATGCTGATTATGGATTTACTCAAGGTTTATGGTTAGCAGTTTTTCATAGTATTAATTCTTGGAATAATGCAGGTTTTAGTTTGTTTCCTGATAGTTATATCAGATATCAGTTTTATTTACCTCTAGTCATTCCAGTTTCTGCCTTAATTATTCTTGGTGGTATTGGCTACCCAGTCATTTTTGAAATGTATTTATGGATGCGCGATCGCCTCTTAAGAAAACCATATCGCACCGTTTTTTCATTAAACTTTAAAGTAGCCACAAGTACAACTTTAGCATTACTGGTTATTGGAACAATTGCTTTTTTATTTATTGAATTAAGAAATCCTGAAACTTTTGGCACGGTCAATTTTGGCAATCAACTAGTTTTAGCTTGGTTTCAATCAGTGACAACACGAACTGCAGGTTTTAATTCCATTGATATCGGTCGAATGACAACAGCAGGACTCTTTTTAACAATTGCTTTGATGTTTATAGGTGCAAGTCCTGGTGGTACTGGCGGTGGAATTAAAACAACAACAGCTAGAGTACTCGCAAATTGCACTAAAGCAATTTTACAAGGTAAAGAAGATGTAGAAATGTATCAGCGACAAGTTCCTATATCGTTAATATTAAAAGCTATTGGTGTTGTCGTTGGTTCAACAGTAACAGTGATTTTGGCAACAATTTTAATGTCTATTACAGATCCAGCAGTCAACTTTATCAAAATCCTTTTTGAAGTTGTTTCTGCCTTTGCAACAGTTGGACTTTCAACAGGAATCACTGCTAGTGTTTCTGCATCTGGTAAGCTAATTTTGATCGTCACAATGTTTGTCGGACGAGTCGGAATTTTACTACTAATGGCTGCTTTACTCGGAGATCCCCGCCCTCGCGCCATCCGCTACCCCGAAGAAAACCTCTTGGTAGGATAGTTGTAGAGAAAATGTCTGGTTAGTTACGAATATGAACCATACACTGCTAGGGTAGAAATCAAGCATTTCGTACAGAGTTTTAATCAAACAAGGTTTTCTCATTTAAGGGATCAAGCGTGAATCTATCTTCTTTAGGTTTTTTCCGCAGTCTACGCCAAGGTAATCATCAATTTGCAGTTATTGGGCTAGGACGATTTGGCAGAGCGGTATGTTCGACACTATATCATCTAGGTTACGATGTGTTGGCAACAGATATTGACGAAAAAAGAGTTTCCCAGGTTTTGACAGATCAAATTGCTGCTCATGCAGTTCAACTTGATTCAACTCAGCCTACAGCACTAAGAGAAGCGGGAGTTTTTGAGTTTGATACGGTGATTATTGCGATTGGTAACTATCTTGAGGAGAGCATAATTACTACGTTAAACGTGAAAGAAGGCGGAGTTCCTCACGTCGTTGCTAAAGCTTCTTCCGAAGTTCATTATAAGTTATTACAAAAAGTAGGAGCAGATCACGTTGTCTTTCCAGAATATGAAGCAGGATGTGCATTAGCGCGATCGCTAACGAAACCAGCAATTTTAGATCGCTTTGATCTTGACCCAGATAATAGCATTGTGGAAATTATCGTACCCGATGAATTTAACGGCAAAACAATTGCTGAATTGAAACTCCGCAGTCGCTTTGGTTTGAATTTGATTGCCGTCAGTCACAATGGTAAGTTTGTGATTAATCCTGAACCAAACGATCGCCTAGAAAAAGGATGCGCAATGGTTGTGATTGGCTCAAATCGAGATATCAATCGATTACCTATATAATAGCGGCACGCAAGCACGAAGTGCGAAAATGACAAGCGCAGCTCCTAAAATTAAAGATGGCAACTCAACTCAAAGTCATTGTTCTTGATGACGATCCTACAGGTTCGCAAACTGTTCACAGTTGTTTACTTCTGACGCGCTGGGATGAAAAAACTTTACAACTAGGATTAAGTGATGACTCGCCAATTTTCTTTGTTTTAACAAATACGCGATCGCTTCCGCCAGAACAAGCAGCATCAGTCACTCAAGAAGTATGCCACAATCTCAAAGCTGCGATCGCCGCCGCTGGAATTGACGATTTTC
The DNA window shown above is from Gloeocapsopsis sp. IPPAS B-1203 and carries:
- a CDS encoding TrkA family potassium uptake protein — encoded protein: MNLSSLGFFRSLRQGNHQFAVIGLGRFGRAVCSTLYHLGYDVLATDIDEKRVSQVLTDQIAAHAVQLDSTQPTALREAGVFEFDTVIIAIGNYLEESIITTLNVKEGGVPHVVAKASSEVHYKLLQKVGADHVVFPEYEAGCALARSLTKPAILDRFDLDPDNSIVEIIVPDEFNGKTIAELKLRSRFGLNLIAVSHNGKFVINPEPNDRLEKGCAMVVIGSNRDINRLPI
- a CDS encoding TrkH family potassium uptake protein, whose product is MTVSRSICFGFLAVITVGTILLMMPFSTSSGMWNNPIVALFTATSAVCVTGLAVEDTGTYFSFWGQLFLLILVQIGGLGYMTANTFLLLLLGRRFSLKDKIAIQQSLDRPGIHGSTQILRSIIALTAVMEITGILVLLPVFNADYGFTQGLWLAVFHSINSWNNAGFSLFPDSYIRYQFYLPLVIPVSALIILGGIGYPVIFEMYLWMRDRLLRKPYRTVFSLNFKVATSTTLALLVIGTIAFLFIELRNPETFGTVNFGNQLVLAWFQSVTTRTAGFNSIDIGRMTTAGLFLTIALMFIGASPGGTGGGIKTTTARVLANCTKAILQGKEDVEMYQRQVPISLILKAIGVVVGSTVTVILATILMSITDPAVNFIKILFEVVSAFATVGLSTGITASVSASGKLILIVTMFVGRVGILLLMAALLGDPRPRAIRYPEENLLVG